The following proteins come from a genomic window of Corynebacterium hansenii:
- a CDS encoding TM2 domain-containing protein, translating into MSNPYDNPYDNPFGGQSGNSSNGRSQGQGPAYGYGQNQGYGQDYGGDDPYGRYGQGAQGGPYGGYGQDAAASGQQPYGGQPNDQQAYGQQPYGVQDAGSPSSDARFAQPGYDQQAYAQPGQEPFYAQPAYGQMQAYGYQPAQAYGPDGLPRPLKSRVAAALFALFFGMLGVHNFYLGYTSRAMIQLVLTLVGGVLMILLVGFLVIFVVGIWVFVEFILILTSSGEYERDADGYPLV; encoded by the coding sequence ATGAGCAACCCCTACGACAACCCCTACGACAACCCCTTCGGCGGCCAGAGCGGCAACTCCTCCAATGGCCGGTCCCAGGGGCAGGGTCCCGCGTACGGGTACGGCCAGAACCAGGGTTACGGCCAGGATTACGGCGGGGACGACCCCTATGGCCGGTACGGCCAGGGGGCTCAGGGCGGCCCATACGGCGGGTACGGCCAGGATGCCGCGGCTTCCGGGCAGCAGCCCTACGGCGGTCAGCCCAACGACCAGCAGGCGTATGGCCAGCAGCCGTATGGGGTGCAGGACGCGGGAAGCCCGTCCTCCGATGCCCGGTTCGCCCAGCCCGGGTATGACCAGCAGGCGTATGCGCAGCCCGGGCAGGAGCCTTTTTACGCGCAGCCGGCCTACGGGCAGATGCAGGCCTATGGTTACCAACCGGCGCAGGCGTACGGGCCCGACGGCCTGCCCCGCCCCCTGAAGTCGAGGGTCGCCGCCGCGTTGTTCGCGCTCTTCTTCGGCATGTTGGGCGTGCACAATTTTTATCTCGGCTACACCAGCCGGGCCATGATCCAGCTGGTGCTGACGCTCGTCGGTGGTGTCCTGATGATCCTGCTCGTCGGGTTTCTCGTCATATTCGTGGTCGGCATTTGGGTGTTCGTCGAGTTCATCCTGATCCTCACCAGCTCCGGCGAGTACGAACGCGACGCGGACGGCTATCCGCTGGTCTAG